One genomic window of Cinclus cinclus chromosome 6, bCinCin1.1, whole genome shotgun sequence includes the following:
- the ZBTB42 gene encoding zinc finger and BTB domain-containing protein 42, with protein sequence MEFPDHSRQLLQCLSQQRHQGFLCDCTVLVGEAQFRAHRAVLASCSMYFHLFYRDQLDKRDIVHLNSDIVTAPAFSLLLEFMYEGKLEFNSLPVEDVLAAASYLHMYDIVKVCKGKLKDKELCSEEKINDEAASLEKVEHFLDAGVPLVHEFDPGNKQKFSVAEYDRAAGKEKVSSHPAWSSDHVSVSSVPTEAEPCAAAAGKTKANVNSSTGPLSQRSVNHPLASSDVDCALDLSFKPVPGRDSLHPSYVFGQLASDSQQQGTEPLVKDEQDLLSDQEDSEARSPESQHFGNSAKSLVTGLGHMFAGNGSSHAREEDIDQERDESEDDMDSSDISSGVLVPPGHICICPLCSKVFPSPHILQLHLSSHFRDKDGSRTRLSPDGSVPTCTLCGKTFSCMYTLKRHERTHSGEKPYTCGQCGKSFQYSHNLSRHAVVHTREKPHGCKWCERRFTQSGDLYRHIRKFHCGLVKSLVV encoded by the coding sequence ATGGAGTTTCCAGACCATAGCCGCCAGTTGCTGCAGTGTCTGAGTCAGCAGCGTCACCAGGGCTTCCTGTGTGACTGTACTGTTTTAGTTGGAGAAGCTCAATTCAGAGCTCACAGAGCCGTTCTTGCCTCTTGCAGTATGTACTTCCATCTTTTCTACAGGGACCAGTTAGACAAAAGGGATATTGTGCATCTGAACAGTGACATTGTCACAGCCCCTGCCTTCAGCCTGCTGCTCGAATTCATGTACGAGGGAAAGCTGGAATTCAACAGTCTCCCAGTGGAAGATGTGCTGGCTGCGGCGAGCTACCTTCACATGTATGACATTGTGAAAGTCTGCAAGGGCAAGTTGAAAGATAAAGAATTATGTTCGGAAGAGAAGATTAATGATGAGGCGGCTAGTTTGGAGAAAGTGGAGCATTTTCTAGATGCCGGAGTGCCCCTGGTCCACGAGTTTGAcccaggaaacaaacaaaaattcagcGTTGCAGAATACGATAGAGCAGCAGGCAAAGAAAAGGTCAGCAGTCACCCCGCCTGGTCCTCTGATCATGTAAGTGTCAGCTCTGTGCCGACAGAGGCAGAACCGTGCGccgcagcagctggaaaaacaaaGGCTAATGTCAATAGTTCCACAGGACCTTTGTCCCAAAGGTCTGTTAACCATCCCCTGGCTTCGAGTGATGTGGACTGCGCGCTGGATTTGTCTTTCAAGCCCGTGCCGGGAAGAGATTCCTTACACCCCTCCTATGTCTTTGGACAGCTGGCTTCCgacagccagcagcagggtACCGAGCCACTTGTTAAAGATGAACAAGACTTGCTGTCAGATCAGGAGGACAGCGAAGCCAGGAGTCCAGAGAGTCAGCATTTTGGGAATTCAGCCAAAAGCCTAGTGACAGGGTTAGGACACATGTTCGCGGGGAATGGCAGCTCTCATGCCCGAGAGGAGGATATAGATCAAGAGCGAGACGAGAGCGAGGATGACATGGACTCGTCGGACATCTCCTCGGGCGTCCTCGTGCCTCCTGGGCATATCTGCATTTGTCCCCTCTGTAGCAAGGTGTTCCCAAGCCCGCACATCCTTCAGCTGCACCTGAGCTCTCACTTCCGTGACAAGGACGGCTCCCGGACCCGCCTGTCCCCCGACGGGTCGGTCCCCACTTGCACCCTCTGCGGAAAGACTTTTTCCTGCATGTACACGCTAAAGAGGCACGAGAGGACTCACTCGGGGGAGAAGCCCTACACCTGCGGccagtgtgggaagagcttccaGTATTCCCACAACCTCAGCCGCCACGCGGTCGTGCACACCAGGGAGAAACCCCACGGGTGCAAGTGGTGCGAGAGACGCTTCACGCAGTCCGGGGATTTGTACAGACACATCCGCAAATTTCATTGTGGCCTTGTAAAGTCCTTGGTTGTTTGA